A genome region from Streptomyces sp. NBC_01296 includes the following:
- a CDS encoding (2Fe-2S)-binding protein, with amino-acid sequence MPSHTFTVNGQSVTVDAPDDLPLLWVLRDMLGVRGPKYGCGVDVCKACTSHLDGVDVRPCVVPVAACAGRAVTTIEGLANGDELHPVQEAWLEQDVAQCGFCQPGQIMAAVALLKRTGTPTDEDIDAIANICRCGTYFRIREAIRSAAARM; translated from the coding sequence GTGCCCTCGCACACCTTCACCGTCAACGGGCAGAGCGTCACCGTGGACGCGCCCGACGATCTGCCCCTGCTGTGGGTGCTCCGCGACATGCTGGGCGTACGCGGCCCCAAGTACGGCTGCGGCGTGGACGTCTGCAAGGCCTGCACCAGCCATCTCGACGGGGTGGACGTCCGACCGTGCGTGGTGCCCGTCGCCGCGTGCGCCGGCAGGGCGGTGACCACCATCGAGGGACTGGCGAACGGGGACGAGCTGCACCCCGTACAGGAGGCCTGGCTCGAACAGGACGTCGCCCAGTGCGGTTTCTGCCAGCCCGGCCAGATCATGGCCGCCGTCGCCCTCCTGAAGCGCACCGGCACGCCCACGGACGAGGACATCGACGCCATCGCCAACATCTGCCGCTGCGGCACCTACTTCCGCATCCGGGAGGCCATCCGCAGCGCGGCCGCCAGGATGTGA
- a CDS encoding DNA-binding protein NsdB — protein sequence MSKGPNTRLNDLFGMAGWSKGELARMVNRQAAAMGHHQLATDTSRVRRWIDMGETPREPVPTVLAALFTERLGRVVTIEDLGFVRQRRTSKRQPDGAKDNPDGMPWAPERTAAVLTEFTGMDLMLNRRGLMGAGVALTAGSALTYAMNDWLHTDPAPAKSPQAFGDSFQADPAGYDRYEAAPIGSQEIEALERSVEVFRAWDASRGGGLQRKAVVGQLNEVGGMLAYHHPDHLQRRLWGVAANLAVLAGWMSHDVGLEPTAQKYFVIAAHAAREGGDRPRAGEALSRAARQMVHLGKPNEALDLMKLAQSGSGEQTLPRTRAMLHTIEAWAQASMGKGQAMRRTLGEAEDLFVSDQGDVPPPSWMQNFDEADLHGMQALAFRTLAEHDPSVAPIAQRHAREALRLRSGGHQRSQIFDYISMASACFIADDPEQADRYARLALVSMNETSSHRTWDRLREMYRLTGQYAGYARIEDLRAEIKLALPNSPTQHSV from the coding sequence GTGAGCAAAGGACCAAACACCCGCTTGAACGACTTGTTCGGCATGGCCGGCTGGTCGAAGGGTGAGCTGGCGAGGATGGTCAACCGGCAGGCGGCGGCCATGGGTCACCACCAACTGGCCACCGACACCTCGCGGGTACGGCGCTGGATCGACATGGGGGAGACCCCGCGCGAACCGGTGCCCACCGTACTGGCAGCCCTGTTCACCGAGCGGCTCGGTCGTGTCGTGACCATCGAGGACCTCGGGTTCGTACGGCAGCGGCGCACCTCCAAACGGCAGCCGGACGGGGCGAAGGACAACCCCGACGGAATGCCCTGGGCGCCCGAACGCACAGCCGCGGTCCTCACCGAATTCACGGGAATGGACCTCATGCTCAACCGACGCGGTCTGATGGGCGCGGGTGTCGCGCTCACCGCAGGCTCCGCCCTCACCTACGCCATGAACGACTGGCTGCACACCGATCCCGCCCCCGCCAAGTCCCCGCAGGCCTTCGGCGACTCCTTCCAGGCCGACCCGGCCGGCTACGACCGCTACGAGGCCGCCCCCATCGGCTCCCAGGAGATCGAGGCCCTGGAGCGCTCCGTGGAGGTCTTCCGCGCCTGGGACGCCTCCCGAGGGGGCGGACTGCAGCGCAAGGCCGTGGTCGGCCAGCTCAACGAGGTCGGCGGCATGCTCGCGTACCACCACCCCGACCACCTGCAGCGGCGGCTGTGGGGCGTGGCGGCCAACCTCGCCGTGCTGGCGGGCTGGATGTCCCACGACGTGGGTCTCGAACCCACCGCGCAGAAGTACTTCGTCATCGCCGCGCACGCCGCCCGGGAGGGCGGGGACCGGCCACGGGCCGGCGAAGCGCTGTCCCGGGCGGCGCGCCAGATGGTCCACCTGGGCAAGCCGAACGAGGCCCTCGACCTGATGAAGCTGGCACAGTCGGGCTCCGGCGAGCAGACCCTGCCGCGCACCCGCGCCATGCTGCACACCATCGAGGCCTGGGCACAGGCCTCGATGGGCAAGGGCCAGGCCATGCGCCGCACCCTCGGCGAGGCCGAGGACCTGTTCGTGTCGGACCAGGGTGACGTGCCCCCGCCGTCGTGGATGCAGAACTTCGACGAGGCGGACCTGCACGGCATGCAGGCCCTGGCGTTCCGCACCCTCGCCGAACACGACCCCTCGGTCGCGCCGATCGCCCAGCGGCACGCCCGGGAGGCGCTGCGGCTGCGGTCCGGCGGCCACCAGCGCTCGCAGATCTTCGACTACATCTCCATGGCGTCGGCCTGCTTCATCGCCGACGACCCGGAACAGGCCGACCGCTACGCCCGCCTCGCGCTGGTCTCGATGAACGAGACCTCCTCGCACCGGACGTGGGACCGGCTGCGCGAGATGTACCGGCTCACCGGCCAGTACGCCGGGTACGCGCGCATCGAGGACCTGCGCGCGGAGATCAAGTTGGCCCTGCCGAACAGCCCGACGCAGCACAGCGTCTAG
- a CDS encoding APC family permease translates to MRRINLKRVLVGEPLDTARLGETLLPKRLALPIFCSDPLSSVAYATEEILLILALGGAALLHLAWYAAAAIVFLMIVVVASYRQTCYAYPGGGGAYIVSSENLGQTAALTAASALLVDYVMTVAVSVVSGVDAITSAIPSLSDHEVSLSVGFVVLLMLMNLRGVRESGRIFAIPTYGFVLVIYLMFAVAAVRLGTGETVRAESADLPITAEATFTGLGLVLLVMRAFASGCTALTGVEAISNGVPAFRKPKSRNAANTLAVMGVLSVTMFLGITILAMVYEVHVAADPTELGLPPGTPMSTALAQIGRATFGDWHFLFYLLQAVTAGVLILAANTAFNGFPMLASILAKDRYAPRQLFNRGDRLVYSNGIVLLALVAVALIVSFDAQLTRLIQLYIIGVFVSFTLSQAGMVRHWRRELASPATPREQRIHIHRRLAINAVGATLTAVVLVIVLLTKFTHGAWLVVIAMPVLFLGMKGVRRHYDRVSAQVAVAPGVKPRKPSRHHVLVLVANVHAPTLKALGYAQALRPDTLTAVTVAADEEDARRLREAWAEHDPGVPLKILHSPYREVVGPVLAHIQELAAAEGTDILSVVIPEYVVGHWWEQPLHNQNAFRLKARLLFTPGVAVIDVPYLLESARRAAPHEPAEPTRA, encoded by the coding sequence ATGAGGCGTATCAATCTGAAGCGCGTGCTGGTGGGTGAACCGCTCGACACCGCGCGACTGGGCGAGACCCTGCTGCCCAAACGGCTCGCGCTGCCGATCTTCTGCAGCGACCCGCTCTCCTCCGTGGCCTACGCCACCGAGGAGATCCTGCTGATCCTCGCCCTCGGCGGCGCCGCGCTGCTCCACCTCGCCTGGTACGCGGCCGCCGCCATCGTCTTCCTGATGATCGTGGTCGTCGCCTCCTACCGGCAGACCTGTTACGCCTATCCCGGCGGCGGCGGTGCGTACATCGTCAGCTCGGAGAACCTCGGCCAGACCGCCGCCCTCACCGCCGCCAGCGCGCTGCTCGTCGACTACGTCATGACCGTCGCCGTCTCCGTGGTCTCCGGCGTGGACGCCATCACCTCCGCGATCCCCTCGCTCAGCGACCACGAAGTCAGCCTGTCGGTGGGGTTCGTGGTGCTGCTGATGCTGATGAACCTGCGCGGCGTACGGGAGTCGGGACGCATCTTCGCCATTCCGACCTACGGGTTCGTCCTCGTCATCTACCTCATGTTCGCGGTGGCGGCGGTCCGGCTCGGGACCGGCGAGACCGTCCGCGCCGAGTCCGCCGACCTCCCGATCACCGCGGAGGCCACCTTCACCGGCCTCGGCCTGGTCCTCCTCGTCATGCGGGCCTTCGCCTCCGGCTGCACGGCGCTCACCGGTGTCGAGGCGATCAGCAACGGCGTACCCGCCTTCCGGAAGCCCAAGAGCCGCAACGCCGCGAACACCCTGGCCGTGATGGGCGTCCTCTCGGTGACCATGTTCCTCGGCATCACCATCCTGGCCATGGTGTACGAGGTGCACGTCGCCGCCGACCCCACCGAACTGGGCCTGCCGCCCGGCACGCCGATGTCGACCGCGCTCGCCCAGATCGGCCGGGCCACCTTCGGGGACTGGCACTTCCTCTTCTACCTGCTCCAGGCCGTCACCGCGGGCGTACTGATCCTCGCCGCGAACACCGCCTTCAACGGCTTCCCGATGCTCGCCTCGATCCTGGCCAAGGACCGGTACGCGCCGCGCCAGCTCTTCAACCGCGGCGACCGGCTCGTCTACTCCAACGGCATCGTGCTGCTCGCGCTCGTCGCCGTCGCCCTCATCGTCTCCTTCGACGCCCAGCTGACCCGCCTCATCCAGCTCTACATCATCGGCGTCTTCGTCTCCTTCACCCTCTCCCAGGCGGGCATGGTCCGGCACTGGCGGCGGGAACTCGCCTCCCCGGCCACGCCCCGGGAGCAGCGGATCCACATCCACCGCCGGCTGGCGATCAACGCGGTCGGCGCCACCCTGACCGCCGTGGTCCTGGTCATCGTCCTGCTCACCAAGTTCACGCACGGCGCCTGGCTGGTCGTCATCGCGATGCCGGTGCTGTTCCTCGGCATGAAGGGGGTCCGCCGGCACTACGACCGGGTCTCGGCCCAGGTCGCCGTCGCCCCCGGGGTCAAACCGCGCAAACCCTCCCGCCACCACGTGCTGGTGCTGGTCGCCAACGTGCACGCCCCGACGCTGAAGGCGCTCGGCTATGCACAGGCGCTGCGGCCGGACACCCTGACGGCCGTCACCGTCGCCGCCGACGAGGAGGACGCGCGCCGGCTGCGCGAGGCATGGGCGGAGCACGACCCGGGCGTCCCGCTGAAGATCCTGCACTCCCCGTACCGCGAGGTCGTCGGGCCGGTGCTCGCGCACATCCAGGAACTGGCCGCCGCCGAGGGGACGGACATCCTGTCCGTGGTGATCCCCGAGTACGTGGTCGGGCACTGGTGGGAGCAGCCCCTGCACAACCAGAACGCGTTCCGGCTCAAGGCGAGGCTGCTGTTCACCCCGGGCGTCGCGGTGATCGACGTACCGTACCTGCTCGAGTCGGCCCGGCGGGCCGCACCGCACGAGCCGGCGGAGCCGACGAGGGCCTGA
- a CDS encoding xanthine dehydrogenase family protein molybdopterin-binding subunit, with product MTGQSRRSFLTYLVAAPTLALVTRAGADVLAPQPAHAVVPSLPAPADLVDLGDLFILAGAPTSALLALSVETDGTIRFRLPREEVGQGLTTAVAMLVAEELDAPLAAVRVELDDARPELLFNQLTGSSNSIRSLYGPVRQAAATARARLVAAAARRWGLAASSLTTANGAVRAPDGRTADYGGLSAAAADPALIVLGATPKKAAKHSLVGRPTGRIDARAMVTGAQQYTLDLDVPGAKPCVLRRPPSLGGSVKAVANLAAVRAMPGVLHVVTVPTGVAVVAETFGQALDAKAALQVTWGPGPADQLSDAQIRAKLRAATPPLLVPPLLTPYVDAEFDFAFVSHAAMETNSAVADVRDDRAEIWSGLKSPIVARETIAAELGLPLDKVTVHVIQAGGSFGRRLFFDAALEAARVSKACRRPVRLMWTRVDDTRHGRMRPATHHKIRATHLLGEVLSFEHRVAAAETDFRHGLGEIITATAASLPLGIGNATLAQTLFHTTIKSPYHFGLTTHGLSEVPTGIPTGSWRSVYSANTRGAEEIVVDELAARTGKDPYEFRRAFLKTAAQRAVLDKAATEGEWGRPMPAGCAQGIAFHDEYKSRTACLVEIDARDPEHVRVTKAVIAVDVGLPVNPRGLEAQMIGGLTDAISTTLKAGLHLDKGLPLEGSYSQFHWARQRDTPYDVRVFVLPATGEEPGGAGELGVPAAVGAIANAWARATGNKPRSFPLDFDVDFTPYPR from the coding sequence ATGACCGGGCAGAGCCGCCGCTCCTTCCTCACGTACCTCGTCGCGGCGCCGACGCTCGCCCTCGTCACCCGGGCGGGGGCCGACGTCCTCGCCCCGCAGCCCGCCCACGCCGTGGTCCCGAGCCTGCCCGCCCCGGCCGATCTGGTGGACCTCGGCGACCTGTTCATCCTGGCCGGCGCGCCCACCTCCGCCCTGCTGGCGCTCTCCGTGGAGACGGACGGGACCATCCGCTTCCGGCTGCCGCGCGAGGAGGTCGGCCAGGGGCTCACCACCGCCGTGGCCATGCTCGTCGCGGAAGAGCTCGACGCGCCGCTGGCCGCCGTCCGCGTGGAACTGGACGACGCGCGGCCCGAGCTGCTGTTCAACCAGCTCACCGGAAGCTCCAACTCCATCCGCTCCCTCTACGGGCCGGTCCGGCAGGCCGCCGCCACCGCCCGGGCCCGCCTGGTCGCGGCGGCCGCCCGCCGGTGGGGCCTGGCCGCCTCCTCGCTGACCACCGCGAACGGCGCCGTACGGGCCCCCGACGGACGCACCGCCGACTACGGCGGCCTCTCCGCGGCCGCCGCCGACCCCGCCCTGATCGTCCTCGGCGCCACCCCGAAGAAGGCGGCGAAGCACTCCCTCGTCGGCAGGCCCACCGGCCGGATCGACGCCCGCGCCATGGTGACCGGCGCCCAGCAGTACACCCTCGACCTCGACGTGCCCGGAGCCAAGCCCTGCGTGCTGCGCCGCCCGCCCTCCCTCGGAGGCAGCGTCAAGGCCGTCGCCAACCTCGCCGCCGTCCGCGCCATGCCCGGCGTCCTGCACGTGGTCACCGTCCCGACCGGTGTCGCCGTCGTCGCCGAGACCTTCGGGCAGGCCCTCGACGCCAAAGCAGCCCTCCAGGTCACCTGGGGTCCCGGCCCCGCCGACCAGCTCTCGGACGCGCAGATCCGCGCCAAGCTGCGCGCCGCCACCCCGCCGCTGCTGGTGCCGCCGCTGCTCACCCCTTACGTGGACGCCGAGTTCGACTTCGCGTTCGTCAGCCACGCGGCCATGGAGACCAACTCCGCCGTGGCCGACGTACGGGACGACCGCGCCGAGATCTGGTCCGGGCTCAAGTCCCCGATCGTGGCCCGCGAGACCATCGCCGCCGAGCTCGGCCTGCCGCTCGACAAGGTCACCGTGCACGTGATCCAGGCCGGCGGCTCCTTCGGGCGGCGGCTCTTCTTCGACGCGGCCCTGGAGGCCGCCCGCGTCTCCAAGGCCTGCCGCCGGCCCGTCCGGCTGATGTGGACCCGCGTCGACGACACCCGGCACGGCCGGATGCGCCCCGCCACCCACCACAAGATCCGCGCCACCCACCTGCTGGGCGAGGTGCTCAGCTTCGAGCACCGGGTCGCCGCCGCCGAGACGGACTTCCGCCACGGGCTCGGCGAGATCATCACCGCCACCGCCGCCAGCCTGCCGCTCGGCATCGGCAACGCGACCCTGGCGCAGACCCTGTTCCACACCACGATCAAGTCCCCGTACCACTTCGGGCTCACCACCCACGGGCTCAGCGAGGTGCCCACCGGCATCCCGACCGGCTCCTGGCGCTCGGTGTACTCCGCCAACACCCGGGGCGCCGAGGAGATCGTGGTCGACGAACTCGCGGCGCGGACGGGCAAGGACCCGTACGAGTTCCGGCGCGCCTTCCTGAAGACCGCCGCCCAGCGCGCGGTGCTCGACAAGGCGGCGACCGAGGGGGAATGGGGGCGGCCGATGCCGGCGGGCTGCGCGCAGGGCATCGCCTTCCACGACGAGTACAAGTCCCGCACCGCCTGCCTGGTCGAGATCGACGCCCGCGACCCGGAGCACGTCCGCGTCACCAAGGCCGTCATTGCGGTCGACGTGGGCCTGCCCGTCAACCCGCGCGGACTGGAGGCCCAGATGATCGGCGGCCTCACCGACGCGATCTCCACCACCCTGAAGGCCGGGCTGCACCTGGACAAGGGGCTGCCGCTGGAGGGCAGTTACAGCCAGTTCCACTGGGCCCGGCAGCGCGACACCCCGTATGACGTACGGGTCTTCGTGCTGCCGGCCACCGGGGAGGAGCCGGGCGGCGCGGGCGAGCTCGGCGTACCCGCCGCGGTGGGCGCCATCGCCAATGCCTGGGCCCGGGCCACCGGCAACAAGCCGCGCAGCTTCCCCCTCGACTTCGACGTCGACTTCACCCCGTACCCCCGCTAG
- a CDS encoding aminoglycoside phosphotransferase family protein: MYAATSSVSAPVRPHRTLQAGGGPYLDPGRQAAPAQGAVRARRMPGAGSQPLSGRIDLSGPQGAQLRTALASVQRICPEFAPVQVLRRSGRSVLLVGTTGRMTAVAKVLLDHSPEWRERYRHEIASYRTFVRHRPPVRVPRLIAADPENCTLVVERMAGRVAALQRHPVEAPPRADVRAALGAVCRVNQWRPPTDLFGDPLNYPQRVARYHELGLLTDRDLGDLQKLLCGLKLAGVQRQFNHGDALLSNLLLSPAGPVLLDWEHAGWYLPGYDLATLWTVLGDAPAARSQISRLAQSAGPASRDAFLVNLMLVLTREIRMCETAVQRSMLATAPTQPLPVGSLSSGEEQRLLLRRLHDDCGMARRAVRAAVGTR, encoded by the coding sequence ATGTACGCAGCAACGTCCTCCGTGTCCGCCCCGGTTCGGCCGCACCGCACGCTCCAGGCGGGCGGCGGCCCCTACCTCGACCCCGGCCGCCAGGCGGCACCGGCGCAGGGCGCCGTACGGGCGCGGCGGATGCCGGGGGCCGGATCGCAGCCGCTCAGCGGAAGAATCGACCTCTCGGGGCCGCAGGGGGCGCAACTGCGCACCGCGCTCGCCTCGGTGCAGCGCATCTGCCCGGAGTTCGCGCCGGTACAGGTGCTGCGGCGCAGCGGCCGGTCGGTCCTCCTGGTCGGGACGACGGGCCGGATGACCGCCGTCGCCAAGGTTTTACTGGACCACTCGCCGGAATGGCGCGAGCGGTACCGGCACGAAATAGCGTCGTACCGGACGTTCGTCCGACACCGCCCGCCGGTCCGGGTGCCACGGCTGATCGCCGCGGACCCCGAGAACTGCACGCTGGTGGTCGAACGGATGGCGGGCCGGGTCGCAGCATTGCAGCGGCACCCCGTGGAGGCCCCGCCGCGGGCCGACGTACGGGCCGCCCTGGGCGCGGTGTGCCGGGTGAACCAGTGGCGCCCGCCGACCGATCTGTTCGGGGACCCGCTGAACTACCCGCAGCGGGTGGCGCGTTACCACGAGCTGGGACTGCTCACCGACCGGGACCTGGGTGATCTGCAGAAACTGCTGTGCGGGCTGAAACTGGCCGGTGTGCAGCGGCAGTTCAACCACGGTGACGCACTCCTGTCGAACCTGCTGCTGTCCCCGGCCGGGCCGGTGCTGCTCGACTGGGAGCACGCGGGCTGGTACCTGCCCGGCTACGACCTGGCCACGCTGTGGACGGTGCTGGGCGACGCCCCGGCCGCCCGCAGTCAGATCAGCCGGCTCGCCCAGTCGGCCGGTCCGGCCTCGCGGGACGCGTTCCTGGTCAACCTGATGCTGGTGCTGACCCGGGAGATCAGGATGTGTGAGACGGCGGTCCAGCGCTCCATGCTGGCGACCGCTCCGACCCAGCCCCTGCCGGTGGGCTCCCTGTCCTCCGGCGAGGAGCAGCGGCTGCTGCTGCGCCGTCTGCACGACGACTGCGGCATGGCGCGCAGGGCGGTACGCGCGGCGGTCGGCACCCGCTGA
- a CDS encoding SCO4226 family nickel-binding protein has product MTMYMDVHHGMKGITEAELMAAHKADLAIEGDEKVHFERAWADPASGTVYCLSEAPSADAVLRIHERTGHPASEIHPVPLSV; this is encoded by the coding sequence GTGACGATGTACATGGATGTCCACCACGGCATGAAGGGCATCACCGAAGCCGAGCTGATGGCCGCCCACAAGGCGGACCTGGCGATCGAGGGCGACGAGAAGGTGCACTTCGAGCGCGCCTGGGCCGACCCCGCATCCGGGACCGTCTATTGCCTGTCCGAGGCTCCCTCGGCGGACGCGGTGCTGCGGATCCACGAGCGCACGGGACACCCGGCCAGCGAGATCCACCCGGTGCCGCTCAGCGTGTGA
- a CDS encoding helix-turn-helix domain-containing protein, with amino-acid sequence MLQWLAARLGGWTGVVDADGAAGPELALRGAAELHARAVRSAVLHGERSAALLFALDGSRALAAVLDLPHHPGASALLADAAAVLALVLRAEEAERREERAELAESRAREAVLHLLMNGRLSTAHQIAEALCPSLPEPMRMYVVECRAGERGEVARLCEELTGGRAWIVRCPVYVRHLLVLVPGDLAATSAAHDPLAEALVAVARHCTVGVSAELRLREAPAAYTQAFHALAVARGRGGRHARFGPGPELELAAHAAGTGWAEALLAPLHTYVPRRPQDPGAQELRATAHAWLNFCSHATRLLKIHRNTLATRLRLIESVLGTDLARLPEQAALSLALRLTPGGAGGGAGSSGGGVAGPSHGGAAGAPADLDGVLRHPDLAAWARAHLAPLTGRDAPPGARETVRAWLRHDAHLVPAAAALGISVPGTRKRLTRIEALLERSLLRSPSARYDLWLAHRAEELAGFAA; translated from the coding sequence GTGTTGCAGTGGCTCGCCGCCCGGCTGGGCGGCTGGACCGGCGTGGTGGACGCCGACGGAGCCGCAGGTCCGGAGCTCGCCCTCCGCGGGGCCGCGGAGCTGCATGCCAGGGCCGTGCGCTCGGCCGTCCTGCACGGCGAGCGCTCGGCAGCGCTGCTGTTCGCGCTGGACGGGAGCCGCGCGCTGGCCGCCGTACTGGACCTGCCGCACCACCCGGGAGCGTCCGCGCTGCTCGCGGACGCCGCCGCCGTACTGGCCCTCGTCCTGCGGGCCGAGGAGGCAGAGCGGCGCGAGGAGCGGGCCGAACTCGCCGAATCACGGGCCCGCGAGGCCGTCCTGCACCTGTTGATGAACGGCAGGCTCTCCACCGCCCACCAGATCGCCGAGGCGCTCTGCCCCTCGCTGCCCGAGCCGATGCGGATGTACGTCGTGGAGTGCCGGGCCGGGGAGCGCGGCGAGGTGGCCCGGCTCTGCGAGGAGCTGACGGGCGGCCGGGCCTGGATCGTGCGCTGCCCGGTGTACGTGCGCCACCTCCTCGTCCTGGTCCCCGGCGACCTCGCGGCGACCTCGGCCGCGCACGATCCGCTGGCCGAGGCGCTGGTGGCGGTGGCCCGCCACTGCACGGTCGGGGTCAGCGCGGAACTGCGGCTGCGCGAGGCCCCGGCCGCCTACACCCAGGCCTTCCACGCCCTGGCCGTCGCCCGCGGCCGCGGCGGGCGGCACGCCCGTTTCGGCCCCGGGCCCGAACTGGAGCTGGCCGCCCACGCGGCCGGGACCGGCTGGGCCGAGGCCCTGCTCGCGCCCCTGCACACGTACGTGCCGCGGCGCCCCCAGGACCCCGGCGCGCAGGAGCTGCGGGCCACCGCGCACGCCTGGCTGAACTTCTGCTCGCACGCCACGCGGCTGCTGAAGATCCACCGCAACACCCTGGCCACCCGGCTGCGGCTGATCGAGTCGGTCCTCGGCACGGACCTCGCGCGGCTCCCCGAGCAGGCGGCGCTCTCGCTCGCGCTGCGGCTGACCCCGGGCGGGGCGGGCGGCGGCGCGGGATCCTCCGGAGGTGGCGTGGCCGGGCCTTCCCACGGTGGCGCGGCCGGCGCTCCGGCCGATCTGGACGGCGTACTGCGCCACCCCGACCTGGCGGCCTGGGCCCGCGCGCATCTGGCGCCGCTGACCGGGCGGGACGCCCCGCCCGGCGCCCGGGAGACCGTACGGGCCTGGCTGCGGCACGACGCGCACCTGGTCCCGGCGGCGGCCGCGCTCGGCATCTCGGTGCCGGGCACGCGCAAGCGGCTGACCCGGATCGAGGCGCTGCTGGAGCGCTCGCTGCTGCGCTCGCCGAGCGCCCGCTACGACCTGTGGCTGGCCCACCGGGCCGAGGAACTGGCCGGGTTCGCGGCATGA
- a CDS encoding PP2C family protein-serine/threonine phosphatase codes for MPSHLFADRPAQPPEPGSVDALISQTRRLRGEVDAVRRDTVVDDDDAQGRWQRALCDLAVHQLDDLREHLGQLKEGLPPAPELDELPDGAPATGTEPQQTRVGSAEWNLLTDEVNWSEELFQIFGRSPEAGPLPLDELGSTLFSDDQPLLTSMVTACLVDGKPIDGEFRIVRADGRVRTLHMRGEPVLDSDGCTASMWAVFRDVSELRRSQRAVRESRDSLQRRREIAQTEHRLAVELQEAVLPPWRGSLRFPHHTTGALDVAAHYLPSATSALIGGDWYDALELPDGCSLLTVGDLTGHGVTATSGMAMMLGALRGMAMAGIEPGPLMGWLNQLLEASVQPALGSAVCCRYDPVRRVLSWAQAGHPAPLLFRGRSGRALQPPEGVLLGATSGAAYGQAEERLQVGDVLVLHTDGLTPRSIEFSRADGTERLLALAPRFTAARSAQDCVRMVVEEFGESEREDDACVLVARIGG; via the coding sequence ATGCCGTCCCACCTCTTCGCGGACCGTCCCGCGCAGCCGCCAGAGCCAGGTTCGGTGGACGCCCTGATCTCGCAGACCCGGCGGCTGCGCGGCGAGGTGGACGCGGTGCGCCGCGACACCGTCGTCGACGACGACGACGCCCAGGGCCGCTGGCAGCGCGCCCTGTGCGACCTCGCCGTCCACCAACTCGACGACCTGCGCGAGCACCTGGGACAGCTCAAGGAAGGCCTGCCGCCCGCTCCCGAACTCGACGAGCTCCCCGACGGGGCGCCGGCCACCGGAACGGAACCCCAGCAGACCCGCGTCGGCAGCGCCGAGTGGAACCTGCTCACCGACGAGGTCAACTGGTCCGAGGAACTGTTCCAGATCTTCGGCCGCTCGCCCGAGGCGGGCCCGCTCCCCCTCGACGAACTCGGTTCCACCCTCTTCTCCGATGACCAGCCGTTGCTCACCTCGATGGTGACGGCCTGTCTGGTCGACGGAAAGCCGATCGACGGCGAGTTCCGCATCGTCCGGGCCGACGGCCGCGTCCGGACGCTGCACATGCGAGGCGAGCCGGTACTCGACTCCGACGGCTGCACGGCCTCCATGTGGGCCGTGTTCCGGGACGTGAGTGAGCTGCGCCGAAGCCAGCGCGCCGTACGCGAGTCCCGTGACTCGCTGCAGCGCCGGCGGGAGATCGCGCAGACCGAGCACCGGCTGGCGGTCGAGCTGCAGGAAGCCGTGCTCCCCCCGTGGCGCGGCTCCCTGCGGTTCCCGCACCACACCACCGGCGCACTCGACGTCGCCGCACACTACCTGCCCTCCGCGACGAGCGCCCTGATCGGCGGCGACTGGTACGACGCACTCGAACTGCCCGACGGCTGCTCTCTGTTGACGGTCGGTGACCTGACCGGGCACGGGGTGACGGCCACCTCCGGGATGGCGATGATGCTGGGCGCCCTGCGCGGCATGGCCATGGCCGGGATCGAGCCGGGCCCGCTGATGGGCTGGCTCAACCAGCTCCTGGAGGCCTCCGTACAACCGGCGCTCGGCTCGGCCGTTTGCTGCCGTTACGATCCCGTGCGCCGTGTGCTCTCCTGGGCGCAGGCCGGCCATCCCGCCCCGCTGTTGTTCCGCGGCCGCTCGGGCCGCGCCCTGCAGCCGCCGGAGGGCGTACTGCTGGGCGCGACCTCCGGGGCGGCGTACGGGCAGGCCGAGGAACGGCTGCAGGTCGGCGACGTACTCGTCCTGCACACGGACGGACTGACGCCGCGCAGCATCGAGTTCAGCCGGGCGGACGGCACCGAGCGGCTGCTGGCCCTCGCGCCGCGGTTCACGGCGGCGCGGTCGGCGCAGGACTGCGTGCGGATGGTGGTCGAGGAGTTCGGCGAGAGCGAACGCGAGGACGACGCCTGCGTCCTGGTGGCCAGGATCGGTGGCTGA